Proteins encoded within one genomic window of Ammonifex degensii KC4:
- a CDS encoding type II secretion system F family protein, protein MNVESVAAVCAGVSVALPLLARALPKGKREWREVLTRTGVKLVPAEELTALGAKLVRAGLSITPAEFVGARALLCLGFVFSVLPLCFLFGVDFFWVVFFLPLLWFAPVLWLNSRVARRKALIRRQLPDFSVFLATALTAGADLPTALREAGTHVGGPIGEEVERVLLEFGLGRNLVSALEDMADRCDMDELRLLLWSAGRAYAYGTSVAEEVRAQADRQRSMRRFEVMEAAGKLAIYLIFPILFFMLLPLMVVVMYPAAVALYQAFVGR, encoded by the coding sequence TTGAACGTCGAGTCGGTGGCGGCCGTCTGCGCGGGGGTGAGCGTGGCCCTCCCCCTCCTGGCGCGGGCGCTGCCGAAGGGGAAAAGGGAGTGGAGGGAAGTCCTGACCCGCACGGGAGTGAAGCTCGTCCCCGCCGAAGAGCTGACCGCCCTGGGCGCGAAGCTGGTGCGGGCGGGGCTCTCCATCACCCCCGCGGAGTTCGTGGGGGCGCGGGCGCTTCTGTGCCTCGGTTTTGTCTTTTCCGTGTTGCCCCTCTGCTTCCTCTTCGGCGTGGACTTCTTCTGGGTGGTCTTCTTCCTCCCCCTGCTGTGGTTCGCCCCCGTACTGTGGCTCAACAGCAGGGTGGCCCGGCGCAAGGCGCTCATAAGGCGCCAGCTCCCCGACTTCTCCGTCTTCCTGGCGACCGCCCTTACGGCGGGTGCCGACCTGCCGACGGCGCTGAGGGAGGCCGGGACGCACGTCGGGGGCCCCATCGGCGAGGAGGTGGAAAGAGTCCTCTTGGAGTTCGGGCTCGGGCGCAACCTGGTGTCCGCCTTGGAGGACATGGCGGACAGGTGCGACATGGACGAGCTGAGGCTCCTCCTCTGGTCGGCGGGCAGGGCCTACGCGTACGGGACCTCGGTGGCGGAGGAGGTCCGGGCGCAGGCGGACAGGCAGCGCTCCATGCGCAGGTTCGAGGTCATGGAAGCGGCGGGAAAGCTGGCGATATACCTCATCTTCCCCATCCTCTTTTTCATGCTGCTGCCCCTCATGGTCGTGGTCATGTACCCCGCGGCGGTGGCGCTCTACCAGGCCTTCGTGGGCAGGTAG
- a CDS encoding Flp family type IVb pilin: MLEKVKGALARFVAVLKSEEGQGLSEYGLILALVAIAVILALTALGIVIKNKFKHVAETINNANSTY, encoded by the coding sequence ATGCTGGAGAAGGTGAAGGGCGCTCTCGCCCGGTTCGTCGCCGTGTTGAAGAGCGAGGAGGGCCAGGGCCTCTCGGAGTACGGCCTCATCCTGGCCCTGGTGGCCATCGCGGTGATCCTGGCGCTCACCGCTCTGGGCATCGTCATAAAGAACAAGTTCAAGCACGTCGCGGAGACGATCAACAATGCGAACTCTACTTATTAA
- the cpaB gene encoding Flp pilus assembly protein CpaB translates to MLRVRKREGGTPSPTRLPTLSVLMSALFGVAAGLAVWFALQVARPTVPVVVALRDMQVGHVVRPDEVAVRKYPPVAVPPDAVRKPEEAVGKTVTGGAVLQGDVLRKKRLSAEGSLEASLKSLAPPGWVAVQLPEGSAQGMLGLRRGDRVDIYAETPTPGGAKQVLPVVRGAVLLLTPFQEGAKCYVVAVPPDSAQALAAIDVYGKKVSLVLGPATGGDRR, encoded by the coding sequence GTGCTTCGCGTCCGGAAGAGGGAGGGAGGGACTCCCTCTCCCACTCGTCTCCCGACCCTTTCCGTCCTGATGTCGGCGCTCTTCGGGGTGGCGGCGGGGCTCGCCGTCTGGTTCGCCCTGCAGGTGGCGAGGCCCACCGTGCCGGTGGTGGTCGCCCTGCGCGACATGCAGGTGGGGCATGTCGTCCGCCCGGACGAGGTGGCGGTGAGGAAGTACCCGCCGGTGGCGGTGCCCCCCGACGCCGTGAGGAAGCCCGAAGAGGCGGTGGGCAAGACGGTCACCGGGGGCGCCGTCCTGCAGGGCGACGTTCTGCGGAAGAAGAGGCTCTCGGCGGAGGGCTCCCTGGAGGCCAGCCTGAAGTCGCTGGCTCCCCCCGGCTGGGTCGCCGTGCAGCTCCCCGAGGGGTCTGCCCAAGGCATGCTGGGGCTGAGGCGCGGCGACAGGGTGGACATCTACGCCGAGACTCCCACTCCCGGGGGCGCTAAGCAGGTGCTCCCGGTGGTCAGGGGTGCGGTCCTGCTCCTCACGCCCTTCCAGGAAGGCGCCAAGTGCTACGTAGTCGCCGTGCCGCCGGACTCCGCCCAGGCCCTGGCCGCCATCGACGTGTACGGGAAGAAGGTGTCTCTGGTCTTGGGGCCCGCCACCGGGGGTGACCGGCGGTGA
- a CDS encoding ATPase, T2SS/T4P/T4SS family → MPGASGVDMGLLGVLAVRDGLASWESLSAGEGTQGEDALPVDRELYREVCGYVREVARQQFTLEETARARDPVIRERFRNIVVKSLEDLKLQVSEADLPALVERLFQDILGFGPVEKYFYDPEVTEIVISGTTIRISKHGLRFTAPERFESVEHARQVVERMIAPTGRRLDLANPRVHARLFDGSRLCAHIAPVAVDGITATVRRFRQDIDAPTLVRTGYASRELLEFLKACVLARLNIVISGARAPARPRS, encoded by the coding sequence GTGCCAGGCGCTTCCGGAGTCGACATGGGGCTGCTGGGCGTCCTGGCGGTGAGGGACGGGCTCGCTTCCTGGGAGTCCCTCTCGGCGGGAGAGGGGACCCAGGGAGAAGACGCCCTCCCCGTCGACCGGGAGCTGTACCGCGAGGTCTGCGGCTATGTGCGGGAGGTCGCCCGGCAGCAGTTCACCCTGGAGGAGACCGCCCGGGCGAGGGATCCGGTCATCAGGGAGCGCTTCCGGAACATAGTGGTCAAGTCCCTGGAGGACCTGAAGTTGCAGGTGAGCGAAGCGGATCTGCCCGCCCTGGTGGAGAGGCTCTTCCAGGACATCCTGGGCTTCGGGCCGGTGGAGAAGTACTTCTACGACCCTGAGGTCACGGAAATAGTGATAAGCGGCACCACCATAAGGATATCGAAGCACGGGCTGAGGTTCACCGCTCCCGAGAGGTTCGAGAGCGTGGAGCACGCCCGCCAGGTGGTGGAGAGGATGATAGCGCCCACGGGGCGCAGGCTCGACCTCGCCAACCCCCGCGTCCACGCCCGGCTCTTCGACGGGTCGCGCCTGTGCGCCCACATAGCGCCGGTGGCCGTGGACGGCATAACCGCCACGGTGCGGCGCTTCCGGCAGGACATCGACGCCCCTACCCTGGTGAGGACGGGGTACGCGTCGCGGGAGCTCCTGGAGTTCTTGAAGGCGTGCGTGCTGGCCCGCCTCAACATAGTGATCTCGGGGGCACGGGCTCCGGCAAGACCACGCTCCTGA
- a CDS encoding CpaF family protein has product MRAGPPQHSDLGGTGSGKTTLLNVLSSFIPEGESIITIENPAELQLQHPDVRRLEARPPNIEGKGEVTQRELVQDALRMFPDRIIVGEVRGGEAFDMLQAMNSGHLGSMTTGHANDAQGMARRLVSMVQMAEDIDMPYSVAVDLVANGIDLIVHIVREKTGRRRIDHVVEVVGPVRGPDGASYDVELNPLWKYVQGKGFVWVAEEMRADHLERLRDKGGWRPPAGLRPLRPGGEVA; this is encoded by the coding sequence GTGCGTGCTGGCCCGCCTCAACATAGTGATCTCGGGGGCACGGGCTCCGGCAAGACCACGCTCCTGAACGTTCTCTCGTCCTTCATCCCCGAAGGGGAGAGCATCATCACCATAGAGAACCCGGCGGAGCTGCAGCTGCAGCACCCGGACGTGAGGCGGCTGGAGGCCCGCCCGCCGAACATAGAAGGGAAGGGAGAGGTCACCCAGCGGGAGCTCGTCCAGGACGCCCTCCGGATGTTCCCCGACCGCATAATCGTGGGGGAAGTGCGCGGCGGCGAGGCGTTCGACATGCTGCAGGCCATGAACTCCGGACACCTCGGCTCCATGACCACCGGGCACGCCAACGACGCCCAGGGCATGGCGCGGCGGCTCGTGAGCATGGTGCAGATGGCGGAGGACATAGACATGCCCTACTCGGTGGCCGTGGACCTGGTGGCGAACGGGATAGACCTGATAGTCCACATCGTGCGCGAGAAGACGGGGAGGCGGAGGATAGACCACGTGGTGGAAGTGGTAGGGCCCGTCAGGGGACCCGACGGGGCCAGCTACGACGTGGAGCTCAACCCCCTCTGGAAGTACGTGCAGGGGAAGGGGTTCGTGTGGGTGGCCGAAGAGATGCGGGCCGACCACCTGGAGAGGCTGAGGGACAAGGGCGGGTGGAGGCCCCCCGCCGGGCTCCGCCCCCTGCGCCCCGGCGGGGAGGTGGCGTAG
- a CDS encoding type II secretion system F family protein, whose product MDALVLEVLPLLASLFAFCAAFCLWRAVSTPRGVPLGAEYRAGGRGKERAEFLVLTLVSAAGVALAAYGVTGQVHLALLSAPGGFFAATALVRRRAAARLALLRHQYPMALAALASAMQGGCSFYQALEQVTPTLRPPMRDVFADVLRRVRTSTSPRAYEEAVLEVAKAAGFPDLNSLAMSVGLYQRTGGNLVEVLDHLVKCLYERESDRRYVAAVTAEARVTAAFLSALPFALMGVFRAVNPEFMRPVFHTLWGNALVVWVALMVLLGNAVVRRMVSKTVGGEE is encoded by the coding sequence TTGGACGCCCTGGTCCTGGAAGTCCTGCCCCTCCTCGCCTCCCTCTTCGCCTTCTGCGCCGCCTTTTGCCTGTGGCGCGCGGTCTCCACGCCGAGGGGCGTCCCCCTCGGGGCGGAGTACCGGGCGGGCGGAAGGGGGAAGGAGAGGGCGGAGTTCCTGGTCCTGACCCTGGTCTCGGCGGCGGGGGTGGCCCTGGCGGCCTACGGGGTCACCGGTCAAGTACACCTGGCGCTCCTCTCCGCGCCCGGCGGCTTCTTCGCCGCCACCGCCCTGGTCCGGAGGAGGGCGGCGGCGCGGCTCGCCCTCCTGCGCCACCAATACCCGATGGCGCTGGCCGCGCTGGCCTCGGCGATGCAGGGCGGCTGCTCCTTCTACCAGGCGCTGGAGCAGGTCACGCCGACCCTCCGCCCCCCGATGAGGGACGTCTTCGCGGACGTCCTGCGCCGGGTGCGCACCAGCACCTCGCCCCGCGCCTACGAAGAGGCGGTGCTGGAGGTGGCGAAGGCCGCGGGCTTCCCCGACCTCAACTCGCTCGCCATGTCCGTGGGGCTCTACCAGAGGACGGGCGGGAACCTGGTGGAAGTCCTGGATCACCTGGTGAAGTGCCTGTACGAGAGGGAGAGCGACAGGAGGTACGTCGCGGCGGTGACGGCGGAGGCCAGAGTGACCGCCGCCTTCCTGAGCGCCCTCCCCTTCGCCCTCATGGGCGTCTTCCGGGCGGTGAACCCGGAGTTCATGAGGCCGGTCTTCCACACCTTGTGGGGCAACGCGCTGGTGGTGTGGGTGGCCCTGATGGTGTTGCTGGGCAACGCGGTGGTGCGCCGTATGGTGTCGAAGACGGTCGGCGGAGAAGAATAG
- a CDS encoding AAA family ATPase, whose product MRDSVRVLLLGVPDLPLPGVVPVSDPGDAQVVVAAPSFVHLAPPGVPLVVAGTGSTTDLVVKAQRPDARVVPASSLAEEVRKLAASLPPGPPPVVPDGEGRAAVPEDPDGSPAGRGAGASLWARLAGLLGVRPREKAVAPLPAVRLPPGVLPNVLGFYSGAKGGVGKTTLACNLAAWLSSRGARTALVDADEGTRSATILAFGSQEARWPRGGEPGQAFGKVRVYPPGTSLAGLASAHDVVVVDFPPRFDEGTARLLEACGAVVMVGVPERLVVKTLAWFLGGKGRSHVRGRLLLAVNRVRPRSEIPPWKVGEELGLPVAAVVPETPEVEKALRRGTLPVLAYRKGTMARAVSSLWEKLDSGKEV is encoded by the coding sequence GTGCGGGACTCTGTCAGAGTCCTCCTGCTGGGGGTCCCAGACCTCCCGCTTCCCGGGGTCGTGCCGGTGTCCGACCCGGGAGACGCTCAGGTGGTGGTGGCCGCCCCTTCCTTCGTCCACCTGGCCCCGCCCGGCGTGCCCCTCGTGGTCGCGGGCACGGGCTCGACGACCGACCTGGTCGTGAAGGCCCAGAGGCCGGACGCCAGGGTCGTGCCGGCTTCCAGCCTGGCGGAAGAAGTCCGGAAGCTGGCCGCCTCCCTGCCTCCCGGGCCGCCGCCCGTCGTCCCGGACGGGGAGGGGCGGGCCGCAGTCCCGGAAGACCCGGACGGCTCCCCGGCGGGGAGAGGCGCCGGGGCCTCTCTCTGGGCGCGGCTGGCGGGGCTTTTGGGCGTGAGGCCGAGGGAAAAGGCCGTCGCGCCCCTCCCGGCGGTCCGACTCCCGCCGGGAGTCCTGCCCAATGTCCTGGGCTTTTACTCCGGGGCCAAGGGGGGCGTGGGGAAGACCACGCTGGCGTGCAACCTGGCGGCGTGGCTCTCTTCCCGCGGCGCGCGGACGGCCCTGGTGGACGCGGACGAGGGCACGCGCTCCGCGACCATCCTCGCCTTCGGCTCCCAGGAAGCGCGGTGGCCCAGGGGCGGCGAGCCGGGACAGGCCTTTGGGAAGGTGAGGGTCTACCCGCCCGGGACATCCCTCGCGGGCCTCGCTTCCGCTCACGACGTGGTCGTGGTGGACTTCCCTCCCCGCTTCGACGAGGGCACGGCCCGGCTCCTGGAGGCGTGCGGCGCGGTCGTGATGGTGGGCGTCCCGGAGAGGCTGGTGGTAAAGACCCTGGCCTGGTTCCTCGGGGGGAAGGGGCGGTCCCACGTGAGGGGGAGGCTCCTGCTCGCCGTCAACCGCGTCCGCCCGCGCTCCGAAATCCCGCCGTGGAAGGTGGGGGAAGAACTGGGGCTCCCGGTCGCCGCCGTGGTACCCGAGACGCCGGAAGTGGAGAAGGCGCTGAGGAGGGGGACCCTGCCCGTGCTGGCCTACCGGAAGGGGACCATGGCGCGCGCGGTCTCTTCCCTGTGGGAGAAGTTAGACTCCGGAAAGGAGGTCTAG
- the cpaB gene encoding Flp pilus assembly protein CpaB, with product MTRQKFFFLMAVLAGLVAAGSLAWLLSAFLPQKTVLVAKSDVPARGPVTEVEAVSLPKAGLPPDAVTERGELAGKVARGFIPAGTVLRRAMLQPKWAAGAAGALAEIGPGYRMLALPLTADTTVGGCVASGDRIDVYLVRGGRAELVAADVLVFSGPGVPSREGKKGFGALTGGDREQEKRDSLVVVVRPDEAERLVSALGGDGKLVAVLRPLD from the coding sequence GTGACGCGGCAGAAGTTCTTCTTCCTGATGGCCGTCCTGGCGGGGCTGGTGGCGGCGGGCTCCCTGGCCTGGCTGCTGAGCGCGTTCCTGCCGCAGAAGACCGTGCTGGTGGCGAAGTCGGACGTCCCCGCGCGGGGCCCCGTGACCGAAGTGGAAGCGGTGAGCCTCCCGAAGGCGGGACTGCCGCCCGACGCCGTGACCGAGAGGGGAGAGCTGGCCGGGAAGGTCGCCCGGGGGTTCATCCCCGCCGGGACCGTCCTGCGCAGGGCCATGCTGCAACCCAAGTGGGCGGCGGGCGCCGCGGGGGCGCTGGCGGAGATCGGCCCCGGCTACCGCATGCTGGCCCTGCCCCTGACGGCGGACACCACGGTCGGGGGCTGCGTGGCGTCCGGCGACAGGATAGACGTCTACCTGGTACGCGGTGGCCGGGCGGAGCTGGTGGCCGCCGACGTGCTGGTGTTCTCCGGCCCCGGCGTCCCCTCGCGGGAAGGCAAGAAGGGCTTTGGGGCCCTGACCGGCGGCGACAGAGAGCAGGAGAAAAGGGACTCCCTGGTGGTCGTGGTGCGGCCGGACGAGGCGGAGAGGCTGGTGTCGGCCCTCGGGGGAGACGGCAAACTGGTGGCGGTCCTCCGCCCCCTCGACTGA
- a CDS encoding AAA family ATPase, with product MKVLVAGAEDFVESCVRRAEGTPVRVVSVATSPVVAADLLLQGGYDAVVLGFPVGDCEALLRECPLPEGVLCLVSLPEVTASDWRRLASLGAAPVRAGSEVDELLRAAPRALPAREEERVPGEFEEFAREDARARVSEVRKQTAAGKAVALKHRVFAFYAPKGGEGKTTLAVAFASSVAKLAGLKVVLLDVDPTREGSDVARRFGYFVSRGVRPPVTLASWRDFPQDRWRLWETVEKYVVPTPVEGLWFLPAPWDVADAEVVTRELVSRVMTVLKRHFDLVVADTSPSLTEGVVEVLDQADVVVLVCRPTLDEADALAGFSRKTVGKLNFPREKIRLVFNLVPPDLPYSTKEVAANAGLVETAAVPFDPTVVRVRSRSEVPDAQLDSPFGRAVYRMVQSLLPAGLLPEEEEKGERRVGFLARLLGRRKARA from the coding sequence TTGAAAGTCTTGGTAGCGGGCGCTGAAGACTTCGTGGAGTCCTGCGTCCGGCGCGCGGAGGGCACGCCGGTGAGGGTGGTGTCGGTCGCCACTTCCCCCGTGGTGGCGGCCGACCTCCTCCTGCAGGGCGGCTACGACGCCGTCGTGCTGGGTTTCCCCGTGGGGGACTGCGAGGCGCTGCTCAGGGAGTGCCCCCTTCCGGAAGGGGTGCTCTGCCTCGTCTCCCTGCCGGAGGTGACGGCCTCCGACTGGAGGAGGCTCGCCTCCCTGGGCGCGGCCCCGGTGAGGGCGGGGAGCGAGGTCGACGAGCTCCTGCGGGCCGCGCCCAGGGCCCTGCCGGCCCGGGAGGAGGAGCGAGTCCCCGGCGAGTTCGAGGAGTTCGCCCGGGAGGACGCCCGCGCCCGCGTCTCCGAAGTCAGGAAGCAGACGGCGGCGGGGAAGGCGGTGGCGCTCAAGCACCGCGTCTTCGCCTTTTACGCCCCGAAGGGCGGGGAGGGGAAGACCACCCTCGCGGTGGCGTTCGCCTCTTCGGTGGCGAAGCTGGCCGGGCTCAAGGTCGTCCTCCTGGACGTCGACCCCACGAGGGAGGGGAGCGACGTGGCCCGGCGCTTCGGCTACTTCGTCTCCCGGGGGGTCCGCCCGCCGGTGACCCTGGCCTCGTGGCGCGACTTCCCCCAGGACAGGTGGCGCCTGTGGGAGACGGTGGAGAAGTACGTGGTGCCCACTCCCGTGGAGGGCCTGTGGTTCCTCCCCGCGCCCTGGGACGTGGCGGACGCGGAGGTCGTCACCAGGGAGCTGGTGTCCCGGGTCATGACCGTCCTGAAGCGGCACTTCGACCTGGTGGTGGCGGACACCTCGCCCAGCCTCACGGAGGGGGTGGTGGAGGTCCTGGACCAGGCGGACGTGGTGGTGCTGGTCTGCCGCCCCACGCTGGACGAGGCGGACGCCCTGGCGGGCTTCAGCCGGAAGACCGTGGGGAAGCTCAACTTCCCCCGCGAGAAGATACGCCTGGTCTTCAACCTCGTCCCTCCCGACCTGCCGTACTCCACGAAGGAAGTGGCGGCGAACGCGGGGCTGGTGGAAACGGCGGCCGTGCCCTTCGATCCCACCGTCGTGCGGGTGAGGAGCCGGAGCGAAGTCCCGGACGCCCAGCTCGACTCGCCGTTCGGCCGGGCCGTGTACCGGATGGTGCAGTCCCTCCTCCCGGCGGGCCTCCTCCCGGAAGAGGAGGAGAAGGGGGAGAGGAGAGTGGGGTTCCTCGCCCGGCTCCTGGGGCGCCGGAAGGCGCGGGCTTAG
- a CDS encoding CpaF family protein: MRQREFSGFGPGYAFAGRRESPGLTARLDEAADALRGHLLSLYRSGELDLEDEQEVFRAAVGWLQGRYPDLSYQECAGVARSVLKDMQGYGPIHSLMTDPEVSDIIIHSHDDITYEKLGQKYAHGERFRSAAHLRLFVEKLAHLGRARVDESRPYGTFTLPEGHRVAVAVPPCSGFSPHVAIRKFVRVPTLEELVEQGFFSPEAAEFFRLAVKGRRNILFTGGMGTGKTTMIAVAGRLFGDDDHVVLVEEVMECPLSCRHLRRLVARPPSVEGTGEITLATLLKLALMMKPTRILVSEVRDGAIFIMLQAMLVGHEGSMSTIHADSAQKALFERVPLMLSMSKEAAAFTPQEKLRFAASALHLIFHLEQDPFTGKRYCKEIAEVLDDPPGVRLLFAREDGTLRPTGEYPERAALGAVRYGVTFPRELFERR, encoded by the coding sequence TTGAGGCAGAGGGAGTTCTCCGGCTTCGGTCCCGGGTACGCCTTCGCGGGCAGGAGGGAGTCTCCCGGCCTGACCGCCCGGCTGGACGAAGCGGCGGACGCCCTGCGGGGCCACCTCCTGTCCCTCTACCGCTCGGGAGAGCTGGACCTGGAGGACGAGCAGGAAGTGTTCCGGGCGGCGGTCGGGTGGCTCCAGGGGCGGTACCCCGACCTCTCCTACCAGGAGTGCGCGGGCGTGGCCCGCAGCGTGCTCAAGGACATGCAGGGGTACGGCCCCATACACTCCCTCATGACCGACCCCGAGGTGTCGGACATCATCATCCACTCCCACGACGACATCACCTACGAGAAGCTAGGGCAAAAGTACGCGCACGGGGAGCGCTTCCGCTCGGCGGCGCACCTCAGGCTGTTCGTCGAGAAGCTGGCCCACCTGGGGAGGGCGAGGGTGGACGAGTCGAGGCCCTACGGGACGTTCACCCTGCCCGAGGGGCACCGCGTGGCAGTGGCGGTCCCCCCCTGCTCCGGCTTCAGCCCCCACGTGGCCATCCGGAAGTTCGTCCGGGTCCCGACCCTCGAGGAGCTGGTGGAGCAGGGGTTCTTCTCCCCGGAGGCGGCCGAGTTCTTCCGGCTGGCCGTGAAGGGGAGGAGGAACATCCTCTTCACGGGGGGCATGGGCACCGGCAAGACGACCATGATAGCCGTGGCGGGCCGCCTCTTCGGGGACGACGACCACGTGGTGCTGGTGGAGGAGGTCATGGAGTGCCCCCTCTCCTGCAGGCACCTCCGCAGGCTGGTGGCCCGCCCGCCGTCGGTGGAGGGGACGGGAGAGATCACCCTCGCCACGCTCCTGAAGCTGGCCCTGATGATGAAGCCCACGCGCATCCTCGTGTCGGAGGTGCGCGACGGCGCCATATTCATCATGCTCCAGGCGATGCTGGTGGGGCACGAGGGCTCCATGAGCACCATCCACGCCGACTCTGCGCAGAAGGCCCTCTTCGAGCGCGTCCCCCTGATGCTCTCCATGTCGAAGGAGGCGGCCGCGTTCACCCCCCAGGAGAAGCTGAGGTTCGCCGCCTCGGCCCTGCACCTCATCTTCCACCTGGAGCAGGACCCCTTCACCGGGAAGAGGTACTGCAAGGAGATCGCGGAAGTCCTGGACGACCCGCCGGGGGTGCGGTTGCTCTTCGCGCGCGAGGACGGGACGCTCCGCCCCACGGGGGAGTACCCGGAGAGGGCGGCCCTGGGCGCCGTCCGCTACGGCGTGACCTTCCCCCGGGAGCTCTTCGAGAGGAGGTAG
- a CDS encoding type II secretion system F family protein, translating into MSGLEGVCGVMATALRAGQDVMSAVEGSVKYARPPLKRELEELVAEVKLGRSLGEAVENFARKWPSPETRLLAYAVTLAQRMGGQAVPKALLSVTSSVRERLELKHQVRAKTTYQRVSAVVVGAVPLWCLGVMWFLNPGFLGSLLETPGGRACFTVGVALLVVGWLLAYAASRAEEF; encoded by the coding sequence GTGTCCGGGCTCGAGGGGGTGTGCGGGGTGATGGCCACGGCCCTCCGCGCCGGGCAGGACGTCATGTCGGCCGTGGAGGGCTCCGTGAAGTACGCCCGCCCTCCCCTGAAGCGGGAGCTGGAGGAGCTGGTGGCGGAGGTGAAGCTGGGCCGGTCTCTCGGCGAGGCCGTGGAGAACTTCGCGAGGAAGTGGCCCTCGCCCGAGACGAGGCTCCTGGCGTACGCCGTGACGCTGGCCCAGAGGATGGGCGGGCAGGCGGTCCCAAAGGCGCTGCTGTCGGTCACTTCTTCCGTCCGGGAGCGGCTGGAGCTGAAGCACCAGGTGAGGGCGAAGACCACCTACCAGAGGGTGTCGGCCGTGGTGGTGGGAGCCGTCCCCCTCTGGTGCTTGGGCGTCATGTGGTTCCTGAACCCGGGCTTCCTCGGCTCCCTCCTGGAGACGCCCGGCGGCCGGGCGTGCTTCACCGTGGGCGTGGCGCTCCTGGTCGTGGGGTGGCTGCTCGCCTACGCGGCCAGCCGGGCGGAAGAGTTTTAG
- a CDS encoding type II secretion system F family protein: protein MEDVRAALLRLLSGALEEVYRRGRRFLPVGFFWDAGRFRVAEDSGSPLSAEALCALHLVVTAFFGSCALVSWLVGSGQLVFPTLALTLASLLAPSVFLGHARAKRRARMARETLALAEFTAVGVAAGLTPWAALKEAAQGGDGPLYREVKRALEEGEAQARSGPRTAVLGALAEELGVPEFSSFAELVCQAIEYGAEGFVSAIEDAVRHMREVRRAKLEAAAQKAQSKMLVPLLVLVGAMMCFLLGPLFARVGAAF, encoded by the coding sequence GTGGAGGACGTGAGGGCCGCGCTCCTGCGCCTGCTCTCCGGCGCGCTGGAAGAGGTCTACCGGCGCGGCAGGAGGTTCTTGCCGGTGGGCTTCTTCTGGGACGCCGGGAGGTTCAGGGTGGCCGAGGACTCGGGTTCTCCCCTCTCCGCCGAGGCGCTGTGCGCCCTGCACCTGGTGGTCACCGCGTTTTTCGGCTCCTGCGCCCTCGTCTCGTGGCTCGTCGGGTCGGGCCAGCTCGTCTTCCCCACCCTGGCCCTCACCCTAGCGTCCCTCCTCGCCCCCTCGGTCTTCCTCGGCCACGCCAGGGCGAAGAGGAGGGCGCGGATGGCGCGCGAGACCCTCGCGCTGGCCGAGTTCACCGCCGTGGGCGTGGCCGCCGGGCTCACGCCCTGGGCGGCCCTGAAAGAGGCCGCCCAAGGAGGGGACGGCCCCCTCTACCGGGAAGTGAAGAGGGCCCTCGAAGAGGGGGAGGCGCAGGCGCGGTCGGGCCCCCGCACGGCGGTCCTGGGCGCCCTGGCGGAGGAACTGGGCGTCCCGGAGTTCAGCTCCTTCGCCGAGCTGGTGTGCCAGGCCATCGAGTACGGGGCGGAGGGGTTCGTGTCCGCCATCGAGGACGCCGTGAGGCACATGAGGGAAGTGCGCCGGGCCAAGCTGGAAGCGGCCGCCCAGAAGGCCCAATCGAAGATGCTCGTCCCCCTGCTCGTCCTGGTGGGGGCCATGATGTGCTTCCTCCTGGGCCCCCTCTTCGCGAGGGTCGGCGCCGCGTTCTGA